The sequence CTCCATGACCGAAGCGCTCGGCATGGTCCGCTCCCTGGCACTGACCCGCGCCACGCGCTCGGCCGAGATCGACGGCGTGCGCGTCGAGCAGGGGCAGTTCATCGGCCTCCTCGATGACCGCTTGCGCGCGGGTGGGGAGGACCCGGTAGAGGTCGTCCTCGCCGTGCTGGCCGAGGCTGACCCGGATCAGGCAGAACTGCTGACCGTCTTCGTCGGGGAACCCGCCAGCCCCGACCTGGCCGGGCGCGTCGCCGAGGCGATCGGGGATGCCTACCCCAACCTGACCATCGAGGTCGCCGCCGGAGACCAGCCCCATTACGACTTGATAATTGCCCTCGAGTAAAGAGGAGGAGGTACCATGCCCCGAGTCGCGGTGGTCACGGACAGCACCGCGGACCTTCCGCGCGAGATGATCGAGGCGTACGACATCCACGTCGTGCCGCTCACGGTCCACATCGACGGCGAAGTGTTCGAGGATGGCGTTTCCATCACCCCAGCCGAGTTCATGCGACGGCTGACCACGACCACCACCTTCCCCACCACATCTCAGCCCTCCGTCGGCCGGTTCCAGGAGGTGTTCAACCGCCTGGCGGAGGAGTACGACGCCATCATCTCGATCCACATCTCCAGCCGCCTCAGCGGTACGTATCAGAGCGCGCTGTTGGCACGCGATACGATCAACGGGCGCCTGCCGATCTCGGTGATCGACTCCCGCTCCACCTCGATGGGGCTGGGCTTCCCGGTGCTCCGCGCAGCCAAGCTGGCCCAGGCCGGCTACGATCTGGATACAATCGACCGTGCGACCCGGCAGGCCATCGAGTCGACCCACGCCGTCTTCCTGGTCGACACCCTGGAGTACCTGCGCCGCGGCGGGCGGATCGGCCGCGCCGCCGAGATCGTCGGCACTGTCCTGCAGCTCAAGCCGATCCTGCGGCTGGAGGAAGGCGTCGTCGTCCCCCACGCCCGCACCCGCACCCGCCCAAAGGCCACCGCCGGACTGATTGAGCTGGTGCGAGACTTTCCCCGGATCGACCAACTTGCGATACTGACCACGAACGGAAGCAGCGATGCCGAGCGGGTGGCCGACGCGCTGGCCGATCGCTGCCCGCGCGAGCGCATGATCTTCGCCGAGTTATCACCGGTCCTGGCTGCCCACGTGGGCCCCGGCGCGCTCGGAGTCGTCGTCTACGAGGGCGATGCGCCGCTGTCAATCGAGGAGGTGCCATGAGCGACGCCCCCTCACGCCCGGTCTATGTCGTTACCGACAGCACTGCCGATATCCCGCCCGAGATGATCGGCGACCGGCCCCTCACCGTCGTCCCTCTCATCGTCGAGATCGCTGGGCAGAGCTACCGCGACGGGATCGATCTGAGCCGGGACCAGTTCCTCGCCTCGCTGCGTGAGGGGCACTTCCCGCGCACATCCCAGCCGTCAATCGGCACCTTCCAGGAGGTCTACCAGGAGCGAATCGACCGCGGCTACGACATCGTCTCCATCCACATTTCTTCTGCCCTCTCCGGCACCTACAACTCCGCTCACGCCGCGGCTCAGGCCGTCGCGCCCGAGCGCATCCGCCTGATCGATAGCCACTCCGTCTCGATAACGTTCGGCTGGATCGTGCTGGAGGCGGCCGACCTGGCGGCAGCCGGGAAGTCGTTGGACGAAGTCGCGGCCCACGCCGAGCGCCGTACCGGGGATCAGCGGCTCTACGCCGTTCTCGAGACGCTCGAGTACCTCCACCGGGGCGGGCGGATCGGCCGCTCCGCGCTGCTGCTCGGCTCGGCCCTGCAGATCAAGCCGATCGTGCAGGTGCGTGACGGCACGGTGGAACCGCTGGAGCGCGTGCGCACGATGCGCCGTGCGATCGACCGCCTGGTGACACTGGTGACGGAGCAGTGCCCCTGGGACCATGCCGCAGTTTTTCACTTCGTCAACCCGGACGCGGCCGAGGCGGTCGCTGCCCGCCTGCGTGAAGCCCAGCCGGACATCAACGTGATCACCGGCCAGATCGGCACGGTGGTCGCCACCTACGGCGGACCAGGGCTGGTCGGTGTGGGCGGATTGGTGCGGCCGCGCGCGGTGGAGGGCGGCGACCCGGCTTGACAGCCGGCCGAACGGCGGCGTTCACTTCCCGCATGAGCAGGGGAACGACGCGCGGCTCCGGCGACCCGCTAGGGCTGCTCAGGAAGATCTTGGCGCTCGAAGACCGCAAGGGGTACCAGGACACCGCCGTAGCGGGCGGGCTGGCAAACTTCGTTGCGGTTCAGGCACGAGCCCACCGACCAGGCAGCGGTGACGGCCACGCGGCCGAGACGCTGGCGGCGCTGGTACGCCTCTTTCGCGACTACGACCAGCTCTCGACCGAGGAGCGCCGCGAGCGCGTGGCCCAGGCCGGGCGTCTGCTCCAGCGCGCCGCAGCCCGACCGCCGCGGGCGGCCGCGCCGGCGCCGCCCGCCCCCAGCAGGGATGTCCAGACTCCGCGTATCGAGCGGCCCCGCGTGCCGCCGCGCGCCGCGGCTCCCCGGCGGCTCACGCGCCAGGTCCGGGTCAGCGCGCTGACCGACCCGGTCACCACCCTGCCCGGAGTCGGTGCGCAGCGCGCGAAGCAGTTGGAGGCGCTCGGGGTCCGCACCGTCGAGGACCTGCTCTACCTGACTCCTCGCCGCCACAAAGACTACTCCCGGATCGAGCCCATCGGCTCCAGCCTCTTCTTCAATCGCGAGTGCACCATCAAGGGGACGGTCGTCTCCATCGACCAGCAGCGCACGCGCACCGGCAAGACGATGGTCGTGGCCGAGATCGCCGACGACACCGGGAGTGTCCAGGCCATCTGGTTCAACCCGTACCTGGCGCGCCAGTTGCACCCAGGCCTGCCGATCGCCGTCAGCGGCCGCATCGAGCGCCAGCGGGGCACGCTCGTCCTCCGAAATCCGGAGTGGGAGCTGCTCGACGCGGAGATGCTTCACACCGGCCGGCTGGTGCCGATCTACCCGCTGACACGCGGGCTCTACCAGAAGCAGGTGCGCACTCTGACCCGGATGGCGCTCGACGCCGCCGCGCACCTCATCGCCGACCCGCTGCCAGAAGAGATCCGCCAACGACACGGGTTGCTGCCGCTGGCCCAGGCACTGGAGGCGGTTCACTACCCCGACTCTGAGGCGGACGAACGGGCAGCCCGCCGTCGCCTCGCCTTCGACGAGTTCCTGGTGCTCCAGATCGGCCTGGTGCAGCGCAAGGTGGAGTGGCAGGCGCAGACCGGACACGCCTTCCGCATTGACGAGGAACTGCTGGCCACCTTCGAAGACCGGCTGCCCTTCACCCTGACCGCCGCGCAGTCGCGCGCCCTGGGCGAGATCCTGGCCGACATGGCCTCCCCGCGCCCGGCCAGCCGCCTGCTCCAGGGCGACGTCGGCTCGGGCAAGACGGTCGTCGCGGCCGCCGCCGCGCTGGTCGCAGTCGCCGATGGGTTCCAGGCGGCCATCCTGGCGCCGACCGAGATCCTTGCCGAGCAGCACGCCCGCAACTTCGCCTCGCTCTACGACGTGCTGCCCGAGGAGCGTCGCCCGCGGCTCGCCCTGCTGACCGGCAGCACCCCCGCCGGCGAGCGGGAGGAGATCGACGCCGGGCTGCGCTCCGGCACGATCGATATCCTGATAGGCACGCACGCCATCCTGGAAGAGCGAGTGGAGTTTGCCCGACTGGGACTGGCGGTGATCGACGAGCAGCACCGTTTCGGCGTCGTCCAGCGTGCCCGGCTGCGGGCGAAGGGCTACAACCCGGACGTGCTGGTCATGACCGCCACCCCGATCCCCCGCAGCCTGGCGCTGGTCCTCCACGGCGACCTCGATGTCTCGATCATCGACGAGTTGCCGCCCGGCCGACAGAAGATCGCAACCCACTGGATCGAGGGTGACCGGCGCCCCGACGCCTATCGCTTCATTCGCAAGGAGGTCGAGGCCGGACGCCAGGCGTTCATCATCTACCCGCTGGTGGAGGAGTCGGAGGCGATCGACGCCCGGGCCGCCACCGCCGAGTACGAGCGCCTCTCGACCGAGGTCTTCCCCGACCTGCGCCTCGGACTGCTCCACGGCCGAATGCGCCCGGCCGAGAAGGACGCCATCATGACCGCGTTCCGCGACCACGAGATCGACATCCTCGTCTCCACCTCGGTTGTCGAGGTGGGGATCGACGTGCCGAACGCGACGGTCATGCTGATCGAGGGCGCCGACCGCTTCGGTTTGGCGCAGCTCCACCAGTTCCGCGGCCGCGTGGGGCGTGGTGCGGCTCGCTCGGTCTGCATCCTGGTCGCCGACGACGTGAGCGAGGAGGGCCAGCGGCGACTCAACGCGCTCGTCGAGACGCAGGACGGCTTCCGCCTCGCCGAGATCGACCTGGAGATCCGCGGCCCCGGCGAATTCTTCGGCACCCGCCAGAGCGGACTGCCCGATCTCCGCTTCGCCTCCCTGGGCGACCTGGGAACGCTCCAGCGCGCGCGGGAGGAGGCACACCGCATCCTGTCCGCAGACCCGACGCTCTCCCAGCCGATCCACCGGGCGCTGCGCGAGCGCGTCGACCGCTTCTGGATCCCCGGCGCGGGCGATCTGAGCTAGCGCGCCGCCTGCCGCGTGGGCGTCCAGCGTCCCCGATCAGGCGACGCGGCTGTAGCGGTACCGGAGCTCATACCGGCTGTCCTGGTCGTCGCTGACGTACTCGCGGACCTCCACATACTCGAGTGGACGCTTCACGGGTGGGATCGACGTGTTCACATTGACGACGATGTCGTCCTCGGTGGTAAAGCTCGAGGAGCCAGGCGGCGGCGCGTCGGCGCTGGTCAGCCACGCCAGATCCGTGATCGACAGTCCGATAGTGTCGAAGATGATGGGATCGGCCGGCGCCCAGAGGGCGATGATCGCATCGACGCCGATTGTGATGCCGGCCGCAATCAGGACAGCAATCGCGCCAAGTTTCCCGAGCTTCGCGAGCGCGCCGCCTCCCCCAAGCGCCACGATTGCCGCACCGATATAGGCCGCCTGCTCCTTAATGAGGTCCCAGAAGTACTCCGTCCAGTCCGTTATCTCCTGATCGTAGGCGCGCTGGCTGTCGATCTCATGGCCCAGCACAGCCATCACCATCGCCAGGATGGGCTGATCGTGCTGGAACACAACGCGGGCAATGTCACGGGTGGTACCCGTGTCGAACTCCACGCCCCGCAGATCTTTGAACGCCTGCTCCTGCATCGGTTCGATCGGCTGGAACATCAGGTCCATCGGGAACGCCATCGTCCGCAGCCCGACCTCGTCCGACCCCAGCCACTCCGGCGACGTTTCTTTCCGCGCGGAGATCGCCTCGATCACGATCTGGTAGCGCGACGTGGGCGCCGGGATCACGTTGATGAACTCAACGTTGGAGACGAGCTCCGCGCCGAAGACGTCGATACCGGTGATATTCGGCAGGACGACCTGGATACTGTAGCGCCCTGGACTGAGATCGTTCGGCACCTGGAACGTGAGGCGGTCCTGCACGCGGCAGTCGTTGATCAGGACGGTCTGGCCGTTGACCACCTCGGTCACGGGCGTATCCACATCACCCCAGACGTGCGCCTCCACCTCGCGCACGGTTTCTCCCGTTTGCGGGTTGGAGAACCGGACCTTGGCGTCCACGCTGAAGTAGTTCACTCCTTGCAGCACGACACCATCGCCCTGCGCAACGTCCAGTACCCGGGCGCAAACCCCTCCCGAAAGCGTGTGACCCGGGCAATCGGTGGTCCGCACCTGACACACCACCTGCGGCTCGCCATCGACGATCTTGAGCTCACAATCGTGCTGGAACTCGTCGGGCAGGTAGTCGCCGGGGTTGAGCGGCGGGTAGAAGTTGGCGGTTCGTAGGTCGTTGATGGCGCAGATGCGCACCTGTGAGAAGAAGTCCTCCCCCTGCGGTTCGTAGATGCGGATGCGTCCGGGACGTTCCTCCTCTGCGGCCTTCGGGTCGTCGAAGACCTGGATCCCGATCCGCTGCTTGATCTCCTCAGCCAGCGCCGCCGTCAACGTCGCCTCGTCGAGCGGCTGATCCGGATCCAGATCGAGTGACGATGCAAACAGGCGCTGGCGCTGGCGCGGAGGCACGGTGTCGAAGGCCGCGACCGCGCAGGACAAGAAGTCACGCGGCATCTGGCCGAGGGTGGCGAACGCCGCGGCTTCCAGCGGGTTGGCCGCTGGCTTCCCGAGGAGGAAGCGGCGCATCAAATGCACGGTCCCCGCTGCCAACGCGCTCGGCACCTTTACCCGCTCGGCGAGGCGGGCGAGCTTGTAGTCGCGGTCAAGTTTGTGCTTCGCACCGGGGACCACCGGGAGGCAGGCGCCCACCGGGGGGTAGCACGGCTGGCTCTCCGGCGGCGCGGCCGGGCCGCCTCCGCCCGGCGCCGCGCACGAGCAGTTGTAGATGTGCACATCTCTGGCAGAGTCGATCCGGATATCGACGTTGCAGCAGTCGCGCCGTCCGACGCTTTCCTTCGGATCCTTCGGGTCCTTGGGGTTCTTCGCAGGTGTGCCGCCGCGGCTGATTGAGTTGCCACCGGTTTCCTCGGTCGATCGCGCGGTCGTCATTGTGGCCCTCCCCTGTGCTCGCACGAACGCCTGGCACCTCTCATCAAGGCGCCCTTGTGGCTATCCAACAACCGGGAGCCGGCACGGCACGATGCCGGCGCTCTGGACGGGGTATCGTTACCGGGGCGGAGTCGCCCTCCACGGTGCGGCAGACGATAGAATCAGAAAGCTGTCAGCCACCGCTCGGGCGCTCTCCTGGAACGCGGGGAGACCTCGCCGGCTCGATTGCAGCGTGGTCCTGGATGCGGAAGGAGATACGATCGCGCGGGACCAACCCCTTCGATTCATCCACGCCGCGGCACTGTATCGGGATCATTCCCGACCCTGTGACAACGCCGCGATAGTTGAACTGACGGATGAACGAGTACCGTTGAAACGTCGCTGATCGCGTCCACCAGAACGATTTTCGTGTGGATCCTGGAACATACTAGCGACTTCATTGCATTAAGTCAAGCCCTTAGAGCAGTGGACATTACGAGTCGGGCATGAGCGAGGCGTCCGAACTCTGGTATACCCCTTGCATCGAACCGCGGCGCGCCCGGTCGCCCGCGGCATGGAGCACGACGGAGGATAAGAACATCGTGGGACTCTGCCTGATCGACCATAGCCTGACGACCGCGGCCATCACCTACCCCATCGAGCGCGGCTGGGTCGAGCCGCCGGAAGGCATCGAACTGGTACCCGGACTGACCGCCGAGATGGTCGCCGAGCGAGGCGCCTGTGCGCTCCTGGGCAGCATCGACGCCGTCTACCTGGCCGACCGCTACGCCGTCGTCACCGACGTGGCGCTCGTCTCCCACCACAACGGCCCCATCATCATCTGGACACCCGGCCGGCCGGACGAGATCGACCACGCGGTGGTCGCGCTCGACGACGTCAGCCGCACCGCAGAAGCGGTCGCCCGAGCCACCCTCACACACTTCTACGGCTTTCAGGTTACCGGCTGGGACCGCACCACCGACGAGCGCGATGCCGCCGTGCGCGAGGGTGCCGCGGCGTTCCGGCCCTCCGCGGACGGGCATGTCGGTGATCTCGTGCGGGCCTGGTTCATCCTGAGCGGCTTCCCATTGCCGACGCATCTGCTCATGGCGCCCCGGGAGCTCGTGGAACGTGACCCGGACACCGTGCGCGCTGTGGTGGAGCAACTCCAGCAACTCCTCAGCATCACCAACGAACGGCGGCGTGAGCTGCGCCGCAACCTTGCCGAGGACCTCGGGCTGGACCGCGAGCGGCTGGTCGCCTTCCAGAACGACCAGACCTTCACCGCCAGCAAGACGGTGCGCAAGGCCTGGCTCGACCTGGTGCGCCGCACCGCTCGCGCGATGCAGCTTCCGGCGATAGAGGAGCCGGTCGTCTTCACCGCTCGCGAGCGGAGCTGACGCTCGCCGCCATCGCCCCCTCGGAGCCGAAGCCGGGCACGGGACTGGCGGAAGGTCCGTCCGGGCGCGGGGCGGGTGACCCAACCCGGATAGCGAGCGAGGAGGTGCCAACGGGATGCAATGGAGCCTGCCGGCCGACCGACGGCGGCGCGTGGTTCAGTGGGTCGGCTTCGGCGTGTGTGAGGTCGCGCTGGTGCTGGCGCTCTTCTGGGTCCACGAGGTCCTGCGCGGCCTCGCCATGGGCACCCCGGAGGCGGCGACTGCAAACGCCGAGCTGGTCATCGCCGTCGAGCGGTCTGTCGGGCTCTTCTGGGAGGCACACGTCCAGGCCTGGGTGCTGGAACATCCCCGCCTGGTCGACATCTTCAACTGGATCTACATCTACGTGCACCTCCCGGCGACCCTGCTCTTCGGCCTCGGCGTCCTCTGCCTGCGTCCCCACCGGTTCGTCGAGACGCGCAACATCTACCTGACGCTGCTCGTCGTCGCCATCCCGGTCTACCGGCTCTTTCCGCTCGCGCCGCCGCGCTACTTCCCGGAGCTCGGCTTCGTCGACACCGTCAAGCTCTTCACCAGCACGAACTACGACGCACACGCCGACACGCTCCTCTACAACCCCTTCGCGGCCATGCCGAGCATGCACGTCGCCTTCGCCCTCTTCGTGGCCCTCGGGGTAATCCGGCTCAGCCGCAGCCGGCTGCGCTGGGCAGCGCTCGGCTACTGGGTGCTCGTCAACATCGTCGTGGTCGGCACCGGCAACCACTACATCGTCGACGGGATCGCCGGGTCACTGCTGACCCTCGCCGCCTACGCGCTCGTCCCCCGCGTCAGCGCTCGGCTCCCCCGCCCCAGCTACCTCCCCTGGACGGGCATCAAGGTGGACAGCTGGTGAACCCGCGCTCTTGGGTCACCCCTAATGCGCACTTACACTCATCGACCACCCAGACCGTTGGGGGTAAGGCGCGTCCGGAACCGGGCAGCAGCCGCTGCCTAACGCTTCTGTAATCTCCGTAGACGACCGGGAAGCCGCTCGCTATGCTGCGTGGGCGATCATCGCTTTCGCTCAGCTCCACCGGCGGGTATCTCGCATGCAGCTACGCGCCACCATCGCCCGTCCCGCCTTCGTCGCTGAAGCGCTTGCCGTGCTGGCGTGGCTCCTCTTCCTGGGTGCCATCCTGACCGGCCGCGACCGGGTACTCTCGCATGACGCGCTGCTCGAAGGCAGCACCGCGCCCTTCTGGCTGACCCTGCTCGCCTTCCTCGCTGCCTGGCAACTGATGACCGGGGCGATGATGCTCCCCTCCAGCCTCCCGATGATGCGGCTCTTCGCCCGGACCAGCCGGGGACAGGCACACCCCAGCCTGGTGCTGGGTATCTTCCTGGCGGCCTACTTCGCCGTCTGGACCGGCTTCGCCGCGGTCGTGCTCGGCGCCGACGCCGGGCTCCACTGGCTCATCGACCGCTGGGACTGGCTCGCCGCGCGGCCCTGGCTCAT is a genomic window of Sphaerobacter thermophilus DSM 20745 containing:
- a CDS encoding DegV family protein — its product is MPRVAVVTDSTADLPREMIEAYDIHVVPLTVHIDGEVFEDGVSITPAEFMRRLTTTTTFPTTSQPSVGRFQEVFNRLAEEYDAIISIHISSRLSGTYQSALLARDTINGRLPISVIDSRSTSMGLGFPVLRAAKLAQAGYDLDTIDRATRQAIESTHAVFLVDTLEYLRRGGRIGRAAEIVGTVLQLKPILRLEEGVVVPHARTRTRPKATAGLIELVRDFPRIDQLAILTTNGSSDAERVADALADRCPRERMIFAELSPVLAAHVGPGALGVVVYEGDAPLSIEEVP
- a CDS encoding DegV family protein — encoded protein: MSDAPSRPVYVVTDSTADIPPEMIGDRPLTVVPLIVEIAGQSYRDGIDLSRDQFLASLREGHFPRTSQPSIGTFQEVYQERIDRGYDIVSIHISSALSGTYNSAHAAAQAVAPERIRLIDSHSVSITFGWIVLEAADLAAAGKSLDEVAAHAERRTGDQRLYAVLETLEYLHRGGRIGRSALLLGSALQIKPIVQVRDGTVEPLERVRTMRRAIDRLVTLVTEQCPWDHAAVFHFVNPDAAEAVAARLREAQPDINVITGQIGTVVATYGGPGLVGVGGLVRPRAVEGGDPA
- the recG gene encoding ATP-dependent DNA helicase RecG → MSRGTTRGSGDPLGLLRKILALEDRKGYQDTAVAGGLANFVAVQARAHRPGSGDGHAAETLAALVRLFRDYDQLSTEERRERVAQAGRLLQRAAARPPRAAAPAPPAPSRDVQTPRIERPRVPPRAAAPRRLTRQVRVSALTDPVTTLPGVGAQRAKQLEALGVRTVEDLLYLTPRRHKDYSRIEPIGSSLFFNRECTIKGTVVSIDQQRTRTGKTMVVAEIADDTGSVQAIWFNPYLARQLHPGLPIAVSGRIERQRGTLVLRNPEWELLDAEMLHTGRLVPIYPLTRGLYQKQVRTLTRMALDAAAHLIADPLPEEIRQRHGLLPLAQALEAVHYPDSEADERAARRRLAFDEFLVLQIGLVQRKVEWQAQTGHAFRIDEELLATFEDRLPFTLTAAQSRALGEILADMASPRPASRLLQGDVGSGKTVVAAAAALVAVADGFQAAILAPTEILAEQHARNFASLYDVLPEERRPRLALLTGSTPAGEREEIDAGLRSGTIDILIGTHAILEERVEFARLGLAVIDEQHRFGVVQRARLRAKGYNPDVLVMTATPIPRSLALVLHGDLDVSIIDELPPGRQKIATHWIEGDRRPDAYRFIRKEVEAGRQAFIIYPLVEESEAIDARAATAEYERLSTEVFPDLRLGLLHGRMRPAEKDAIMTAFRDHEIDILVSTSVVEVGIDVPNATVMLIEGADRFGLAQLHQFRGRVGRGAARSVCILVADDVSEEGQRRLNALVETQDGFRLAEIDLEIRGPGEFFGTRQSGLPDLRFASLGDLGTLQRAREEAHRILSADPTLSQPIHRALRERVDRFWIPGAGDLS
- a CDS encoding MqnA/MqnD/SBP family protein, whose protein sequence is MSEASELWYTPCIEPRRARSPAAWSTTEDKNIVGLCLIDHSLTTAAITYPIERGWVEPPEGIELVPGLTAEMVAERGACALLGSIDAVYLADRYAVVTDVALVSHHNGPIIIWTPGRPDEIDHAVVALDDVSRTAEAVARATLTHFYGFQVTGWDRTTDERDAAVREGAAAFRPSADGHVGDLVRAWFILSGFPLPTHLLMAPRELVERDPDTVRAVVEQLQQLLSITNERRRELRRNLAEDLGLDRERLVAFQNDQTFTASKTVRKAWLDLVRRTARAMQLPAIEEPVVFTARERS
- a CDS encoding phosphatase PAP2 family protein is translated as MQWSLPADRRRRVVQWVGFGVCEVALVLALFWVHEVLRGLAMGTPEAATANAELVIAVERSVGLFWEAHVQAWVLEHPRLVDIFNWIYIYVHLPATLLFGLGVLCLRPHRFVETRNIYLTLLVVAIPVYRLFPLAPPRYFPELGFVDTVKLFTSTNYDAHADTLLYNPFAAMPSMHVAFALFVALGVIRLSRSRLRWAALGYWVLVNIVVVGTGNHYIVDGIAGSLLTLAAYALVPRVSARLPRPSYLPWTGIKVDSW
- a CDS encoding DUF2182 domain-containing protein, encoding MQLRATIARPAFVAEALAVLAWLLFLGAILTGRDRVLSHDALLEGSTAPFWLTLLAFLAAWQLMTGAMMLPSSLPMMRLFARTSRGQAHPSLVLGIFLAAYFAVWTGFAAVVLGADAGLHWLIDRWDWLAARPWLISGSVLLVAGAFQFSSLKEHCLHECRTPFTFLRQHYQRGLGPAWTLGVRHGLSCLGCCWALMLVMFAVGVGNIVWMVGLTGIMVAEKTTRWGRRLVPVVGITLLV